The Desulfobulbus propionicus DSM 2032 DNA segment CCAATGAAGTGCCGCGGATGGCTCTTTTTGTATCAAAACTTCCACATTGCCTATACGACATTCTTTCTCGATGGAAATCGCAAGAGATAGAGGTTGATATACCTCTCGTTATAAGTAATCATTTGGAGCTCGAACCGATAGCTCGGCAGTTCGGCATTGATTTTTATCATTTTGCCATAAATACTGAAAACAAAAGGGAACAGGAACAGGCCCAACTGCAACTTTTAGCTGAACATGACATCGAGTTCATCGTCCTTGCCCGGTACATGCAAATTCTCTCCGAAGAATTCATCAGTCATTATCGCAACAAGATAATCAACATTCACCATTCTTTTCTCCCCGCCTTTCCCGGAGCGAGACCTTATCATTCGGCCTTCGAACGTGGTGTGAAAGTCATCGGCGCGACGAGCCATTATGTGACCGCTGAGCTGGATGCCGGCCCGATCATCACCCAGGACATCATCCGCGTCAGTCACGCGGATTCCGTCGACGATCTGATGCGGAAAGGTCGGGATCTCGAAAAAGTGATCCTCGCTCGCTCCATCTGGCACCATTTGAAGCGACAAATCCTGGTCTTTCAAAATCGCACGGTGGTTTTTACTTGAAATCGGAAAACAACGGCGGGTCTGGCTCAATCATCTGTGCGCCCGGGGGTGGAGCCGTCGTCTCGAATAAATGGAACTCCAAACTTCCTTCAAGAATCTGAAACGTGCCGATATAGTGTCCCGGATCGTCTGGCAAGGCCGTATTGGTCGTATAGATGCCAAGATACCGCTCTTTCACGGGCATATCCGGATCCACTAGCACCCACATCAAGGGGGCCGTGTCGCCCTTGGTCTGCACCGTCAAAATTTGTCCGCCATGCGGGATAGGGATCGACTGGAGTCGATTGGGTGTCAGTTCAAACTTCCAGATAGTTTTCA contains these protein-coding regions:
- the purU gene encoding formyltetrahydrofolate deformylase; its protein translation is MSSSAILLIHCPDNKGIVATVSEFIFKNNGNITYLDQHVDSTQKTFFMRIEWELDDFIIPPNKIGEYFDTLIAKKYSMKWQLHFSNEVPRMALFVSKLPHCLYDILSRWKSQEIEVDIPLVISNHLELEPIARQFGIDFYHFAINTENKREQEQAQLQLLAEHDIEFIVLARYMQILSEEFISHYRNKIINIHHSFLPAFPGARPYHSAFERGVKVIGATSHYVTAELDAGPIITQDIIRVSHADSVDDLMRKGRDLEKVILARSIWHHLKRQILVFQNRTVVFT
- a CDS encoding DUF7352 domain-containing protein, which gives rise to MKTIWKFELTPNRLQSIPIPHGGQILTVQTKGDTAPLMWVLVDPDMPVKERYLGIYTTNTALPDDPGHYIGTFQILEGSLEFHLFETTAPPPGAQMIEPDPPLFSDFK